Proteins from a single region of Hermetia illucens chromosome 3, iHerIll2.2.curated.20191125, whole genome shotgun sequence:
- the LOC119650838 gene encoding uncharacterized protein LOC119650838 has protein sequence MVLAMMKDSISLINKIDHQHSFQRLQRIMAHVLRFVRNARTTNHKEREKSLLTASEMEEALRVIVKEAQLDVYRESMQQLTCNKQLNNSDPLSSLHPFLDEFGLLRVGGRLEPSNLTYDAKHPIVLPYGHYVTRLILNDLHHKHLHAGPQALLAIARQRFWPIKGKAAIRSIVQSCMKCARAKPKLMTQLMGNLPAHRVQPARPFTNTGIDFAGPLWIHFKGRGNRPQKAYLAVFCFFATKAVHLELVTNLTTEAFINALKRFIGRRGHCRNLYCDNATNFVGAKNQLAELNESIYGEQSQEQLINFCTPKGIDFHFIPPRSPHFGGLWEAAVKSAKHFLIRNTSPAKLTYEEMATLIIEVEAILNSRPLTPLSSEARDLTALTPGHFLIGEPLTNPVDVHAQAVKANLPQRWKEINDIKMVAKMVK, from the coding sequence ATGGTATTGGCCATGATGAAGGACTCAATTTCCCTTATCAATAAAATCGACCATCAACACTCTTTTCAACGACTGCAACGCATAATGGCACATGTGCTACGGTTCGTTAGGAATGCACGAACAACGAACCACAAGGAACGAGAAAAATCGCTCTTAACTGCAAGCGAAATGGAGGAAGCCTTGCGAGTAATAGTAAAGGAAGCTCAATTGGATGTGTATCGAGAATCTATGCAGCAACTAACATGTAACAAGCAATTAAACAACAGCGATCCATTGAGCAGTCTGCATCCATTCTTAGACGAATTCGGACTTTTGAGAGTCGGCGGTCGGCTTGAACCTTCAAATTTAACTTATGATGCCAAACACCCGATCGTTCTTCCTTACGGCCATTACGTAACTCGATTGATTTTAAATGATCTGCATCATAAGCATCTTCACGCCGGACCACAAGCCTTATTGGCAATAGCGAGACAACGATTTTGGCCTATCAAGGGCAAAGCAGCCATCAGATCTATCGTGCAGAGCTGTATGAAATGCGCAAGGGCGAAACCAAAACTCATGACGCAGCTCATGGGAAACCTGCCCGCCCATCGAGTACAACCAGCCAGACCATTCACGAATACTGGTATCGACTTCGCCGGCCCTCTATGGATTCACTTTAAGGGGAGAGGCAATCGTCCGCAAAAGGCGTACCTTGctgttttttgtttctttgcaACAAAAGCGGTGCACCTGGAACTAGTGACGAATCTAACGACAGAAGCCTTCATCAATGCGCTGAAACGTTTCATTGGACGTAGAGGACATTGTCGAAATCTATATTGCGACAATGCAACTAACTTTGTGGGCGCCAAAAATCAACTAGCAGAATTAAACGAAAGCATATACGGGGAACAATCCCAAGAACAACTGATCAATTTTTGCACACCCAAGggtattgattttcattttattccacCAAGATCGCCTCATTTCGGTGGCCTGTGGGAGGCGGCAGTAAAATCCGCCAAACACTTTTTAATCAGAAACACGTCCCCAGCAAAACTTACGTATGAAGAAATGGCAACTTTAATAATCGAAGTCGAGGCTATTTTGAATTCAAGGCCACTGACACCTCTATCATCCGAGGCCAGAGACCTTACGGCATTAACTCCAGGCCATTTCTTAATTGGGGAACCACTAACGAACCCAGTTGATGTACACGCCCAAGCAGTAAAGGCAAATTTACCGCAAAGATGGAAggaaatcaacgacataaagaTGGTGGCAAAGATGGTCAAGTGA